The following proteins come from a genomic window of Anguilla rostrata isolate EN2019 chromosome 17, ASM1855537v3, whole genome shotgun sequence:
- the plppr2a gene encoding phospholipid phosphatase-related protein type 2a isoform X6, with protein MFYFQLVIMAGTVLLAYYFEYTDTFPVHVQGFFCYDRAFSKPYPGPEDRSLVPPVLVYSLISAIPTLTILTGELTAFFLKAEGSHEKTIVAADCCFFNPLLRRIIRFLGVYSFGLFTTTIFANAGQVVTGNQTPHFLSTCRPNYTALGCQSAMQYITERRACTGNPLLVLSARKSFPSKDAALSVYSAVYTVMYVTLVCRTKGTRLAKPTLCLALLSMAVLVGVVRVAEYRNHWADVLAGYFTGAAIAIFLVTCVVSSFQWARPPPVPGRPQRPESVLGMPMMPLPCVESPLEKLSGPQNTLLSLPPHPQIPTFPSPFSTPLP; from the exons ATGTTCTATTTCCAGCTGGTGATCATGGCGGGCACGGTGCTCCTGGCTTACTACTTCGAGTACACGGACACCTTCCCCGTCCACGTCCAGGGCTTCTTCTGCTACGACCGGGCGTTCTCCAAGCCCTACCCGGGCCCCGAGGACCGCAGCCTGGTGCCACCCGTGCTGGTTTACTCCCTCATCTCCGCCATCCCCACCCTCACG ATTCTGACGGGGGAGCTCACGGCCTTCTTCCTGAAGGCGGAGGGGTCGCACGAGAAGACCATCGTGGCGGCAGACTGCTGCTTCTTCAACCCCCTGCTGCGCAGAATCATCCGCTTCCTAG GGGTCTATTCGTTCGGCctcttcaccaccaccatcttTGCCAACGCCGGTCAGGTGGTCACAGGAAACCAGaccccccacttcctgtccaccTGCCGGCCCAACTACACCGCGCTGGGCTGCCAGTCGGCCATGCAGTACATCACCGAGCGGCGGGCGTGCACCGGCAACCCCCTCCTCGTCCTGTCCGCCCGCAAATCCTTCCCCTCCAAGGACGCCGCCCTCAGCGTCTACTCTGCTGTCTACACTGTG ATGTACGTGACGCTGGTGTGCAGGACGAAGGGCACGCGGCTGGCCAAGCCCACGCTGTGCCTGGCGCTGCTCTCCATGGCCGTGCTGGTGGGCGTGGTCCGAGTGGCAGAGTACCGCAACCACTGGGCCGACGTGCTGGCCGGGTACTTCACCGGCGCCGCCATCGCCATCTTCCTG GTGACCTGTGTGGTGAGCAGCTTCCAGTGGGCGCGGCCCCCACCGGTGCCCGGGCGGCCCCAGCGCCCTGAGTCGGTGCTGGGCATGCCCATGATGCCCCTGCCCTGTGTGGAGAGTCCACTCGAAAAGTTAAGTGGCCCTCAG AacactctcctctcccttcctcctcatccCCAGATTCCTACCTTTCCTTCCCCCTTCTCCACTCCTCTTCCCTGA
- the plppr2a gene encoding phospholipid phosphatase-related protein type 2a isoform X5: protein MFYFQLVIMAGTVLLAYYFEYTDTFPVHVQGFFCYDRAFSKPYPGPEDRSLVPPVLVYSLISAIPTLTILTGELTAFFLKAEGSHEKTIVAADCCFFNPLLRRIIRFLGVYSFGLFTTTIFANAGQVVTGNQTPHFLSTCRPNYTALGCQSAMQYITERRACTGNPLLVLSARKSFPSKDAALSVYSAVYTVMYVTLVCRTKGTRLAKPTLCLALLSMAVLVGVVRVAEYRNHWADVLAGYFTGAAIAIFLVTCVVSSFQWARPPPVPGRPQRPESVLGMPMMPLPCVESPLEKLGIRDSPRSHDHQPYRFPAPPDVLMPSRFISSAV from the exons ATGTTCTATTTCCAGCTGGTGATCATGGCGGGCACGGTGCTCCTGGCTTACTACTTCGAGTACACGGACACCTTCCCCGTCCACGTCCAGGGCTTCTTCTGCTACGACCGGGCGTTCTCCAAGCCCTACCCGGGCCCCGAGGACCGCAGCCTGGTGCCACCCGTGCTGGTTTACTCCCTCATCTCCGCCATCCCCACCCTCACG ATTCTGACGGGGGAGCTCACGGCCTTCTTCCTGAAGGCGGAGGGGTCGCACGAGAAGACCATCGTGGCGGCAGACTGCTGCTTCTTCAACCCCCTGCTGCGCAGAATCATCCGCTTCCTAG GGGTCTATTCGTTCGGCctcttcaccaccaccatcttTGCCAACGCCGGTCAGGTGGTCACAGGAAACCAGaccccccacttcctgtccaccTGCCGGCCCAACTACACCGCGCTGGGCTGCCAGTCGGCCATGCAGTACATCACCGAGCGGCGGGCGTGCACCGGCAACCCCCTCCTCGTCCTGTCCGCCCGCAAATCCTTCCCCTCCAAGGACGCCGCCCTCAGCGTCTACTCTGCTGTCTACACTGTG ATGTACGTGACGCTGGTGTGCAGGACGAAGGGCACGCGGCTGGCCAAGCCCACGCTGTGCCTGGCGCTGCTCTCCATGGCCGTGCTGGTGGGCGTGGTCCGAGTGGCAGAGTACCGCAACCACTGGGCCGACGTGCTGGCCGGGTACTTCACCGGCGCCGCCATCGCCATCTTCCTG GTGACCTGTGTGGTGAGCAGCTTCCAGTGGGCGCGGCCCCCACCGGTGCCCGGGCGGCCCCAGCGCCCTGAGTCGGTGCTGGGCATGCCCATGATGCCCCTGCCCTGTGTGGAGAGTCCACTCGAAAA ACTCGGGATTCGGGATTCACCGAGATCACATGACCATCAGCCTTACCggttccccgccccccccgatgTCCTCATGCCGTCTCGCTTCATTTCCAGCGCAGTCTAG
- the plppr2a gene encoding phospholipid phosphatase-related protein type 2a isoform X1 — MADEKVGVKSSSSIVPCFLFVELVIMAGTVLLAYYFEYTDTFPVHVQGFFCYDRAFSKPYPGPEDRSLVPPVLVYSLISAIPTLTILTGELTAFFLKAEGSHEKTIVAADCCFFNPLLRRIIRFLGVYSFGLFTTTIFANAGQVVTGNQTPHFLSTCRPNYTALGCQSAMQYITERRACTGNPLLVLSARKSFPSKDAALSVYSAVYTVMYVTLVCRTKGTRLAKPTLCLALLSMAVLVGVVRVAEYRNHWADVLAGYFTGAAIAIFLVTCVVSSFQWARPPPVPGRPQRPESVLGMPMMPLPCVESPLEKLGIRDSPRSHDHQPYRFPAPPDVLMPSRFISSAV, encoded by the exons CTGGTGATCATGGCGGGCACGGTGCTCCTGGCTTACTACTTCGAGTACACGGACACCTTCCCCGTCCACGTCCAGGGCTTCTTCTGCTACGACCGGGCGTTCTCCAAGCCCTACCCGGGCCCCGAGGACCGCAGCCTGGTGCCACCCGTGCTGGTTTACTCCCTCATCTCCGCCATCCCCACCCTCACG ATTCTGACGGGGGAGCTCACGGCCTTCTTCCTGAAGGCGGAGGGGTCGCACGAGAAGACCATCGTGGCGGCAGACTGCTGCTTCTTCAACCCCCTGCTGCGCAGAATCATCCGCTTCCTAG GGGTCTATTCGTTCGGCctcttcaccaccaccatcttTGCCAACGCCGGTCAGGTGGTCACAGGAAACCAGaccccccacttcctgtccaccTGCCGGCCCAACTACACCGCGCTGGGCTGCCAGTCGGCCATGCAGTACATCACCGAGCGGCGGGCGTGCACCGGCAACCCCCTCCTCGTCCTGTCCGCCCGCAAATCCTTCCCCTCCAAGGACGCCGCCCTCAGCGTCTACTCTGCTGTCTACACTGTG ATGTACGTGACGCTGGTGTGCAGGACGAAGGGCACGCGGCTGGCCAAGCCCACGCTGTGCCTGGCGCTGCTCTCCATGGCCGTGCTGGTGGGCGTGGTCCGAGTGGCAGAGTACCGCAACCACTGGGCCGACGTGCTGGCCGGGTACTTCACCGGCGCCGCCATCGCCATCTTCCTG GTGACCTGTGTGGTGAGCAGCTTCCAGTGGGCGCGGCCCCCACCGGTGCCCGGGCGGCCCCAGCGCCCTGAGTCGGTGCTGGGCATGCCCATGATGCCCCTGCCCTGTGTGGAGAGTCCACTCGAAAA ACTCGGGATTCGGGATTCACCGAGATCACATGACCATCAGCCTTACCggttccccgccccccccgatgTCCTCATGCCGTCTCGCTTCATTTCCAGCGCAGTCTAG
- the plppr2a gene encoding phospholipid phosphatase-related protein type 2a isoform X2: MADEKVGVKSSSSIVPCFLFVELVIMAGTVLLAYYFEYTDTFPVHVQGFFCYDRAFSKPYPGPEDRSLVPPVLVYSLISAIPTLTILTGELTAFFLKAEGSHEKTIVAADCCFFNPLLRRIIRFLGVYSFGLFTTTIFANAGQVVTGNQTPHFLSTCRPNYTALGCQSAMQYITERRACTGNPLLVLSARKSFPSKDAALSVYSAVYTVMYVTLVCRTKGTRLAKPTLCLALLSMAVLVGVVRVAEYRNHWADVLAGYFTGAAIAIFLVTCVVSSFQWARPPPVPGRPQRPESVLGMPMMPLPCVESPLEKLSGPQNTLLSLPPHPQIPTFPSPFSTPLP, from the exons CTGGTGATCATGGCGGGCACGGTGCTCCTGGCTTACTACTTCGAGTACACGGACACCTTCCCCGTCCACGTCCAGGGCTTCTTCTGCTACGACCGGGCGTTCTCCAAGCCCTACCCGGGCCCCGAGGACCGCAGCCTGGTGCCACCCGTGCTGGTTTACTCCCTCATCTCCGCCATCCCCACCCTCACG ATTCTGACGGGGGAGCTCACGGCCTTCTTCCTGAAGGCGGAGGGGTCGCACGAGAAGACCATCGTGGCGGCAGACTGCTGCTTCTTCAACCCCCTGCTGCGCAGAATCATCCGCTTCCTAG GGGTCTATTCGTTCGGCctcttcaccaccaccatcttTGCCAACGCCGGTCAGGTGGTCACAGGAAACCAGaccccccacttcctgtccaccTGCCGGCCCAACTACACCGCGCTGGGCTGCCAGTCGGCCATGCAGTACATCACCGAGCGGCGGGCGTGCACCGGCAACCCCCTCCTCGTCCTGTCCGCCCGCAAATCCTTCCCCTCCAAGGACGCCGCCCTCAGCGTCTACTCTGCTGTCTACACTGTG ATGTACGTGACGCTGGTGTGCAGGACGAAGGGCACGCGGCTGGCCAAGCCCACGCTGTGCCTGGCGCTGCTCTCCATGGCCGTGCTGGTGGGCGTGGTCCGAGTGGCAGAGTACCGCAACCACTGGGCCGACGTGCTGGCCGGGTACTTCACCGGCGCCGCCATCGCCATCTTCCTG GTGACCTGTGTGGTGAGCAGCTTCCAGTGGGCGCGGCCCCCACCGGTGCCCGGGCGGCCCCAGCGCCCTGAGTCGGTGCTGGGCATGCCCATGATGCCCCTGCCCTGTGTGGAGAGTCCACTCGAAAAGTTAAGTGGCCCTCAG AacactctcctctcccttcctcctcatccCCAGATTCCTACCTTTCCTTCCCCCTTCTCCACTCCTCTTCCCTGA
- the plppr2a gene encoding phospholipid phosphatase-related protein type 2a isoform X3, protein MADEKVGVKSSSSIVPCFLFVELVIMAGTVLLAYYFEYTDTFPVHVQGFFCYDRAFSKPYPGPEDRSLVPPVLVYSLISAIPTLTILTGELTAFFLKAEGSHEKTIVAADCCFFNPLLRRIIRFLGVYSFGLFTTTIFANAGQVVTGNQTPHFLSTCRPNYTALGCQSAMQYITERRACTGNPLLVLSARKSFPSKDAALSVYSAVYTVMYVTLVCRTKGTRLAKPTLCLALLSMAVLVGVVRVAEYRNHWADVLAGYFTGAAIAIFLVTCVVSSFQWARPPPVPGRPQRPESVLGMPMMPLPCVESPLEKLSGPQIPTFPSPFSTPLP, encoded by the exons CTGGTGATCATGGCGGGCACGGTGCTCCTGGCTTACTACTTCGAGTACACGGACACCTTCCCCGTCCACGTCCAGGGCTTCTTCTGCTACGACCGGGCGTTCTCCAAGCCCTACCCGGGCCCCGAGGACCGCAGCCTGGTGCCACCCGTGCTGGTTTACTCCCTCATCTCCGCCATCCCCACCCTCACG ATTCTGACGGGGGAGCTCACGGCCTTCTTCCTGAAGGCGGAGGGGTCGCACGAGAAGACCATCGTGGCGGCAGACTGCTGCTTCTTCAACCCCCTGCTGCGCAGAATCATCCGCTTCCTAG GGGTCTATTCGTTCGGCctcttcaccaccaccatcttTGCCAACGCCGGTCAGGTGGTCACAGGAAACCAGaccccccacttcctgtccaccTGCCGGCCCAACTACACCGCGCTGGGCTGCCAGTCGGCCATGCAGTACATCACCGAGCGGCGGGCGTGCACCGGCAACCCCCTCCTCGTCCTGTCCGCCCGCAAATCCTTCCCCTCCAAGGACGCCGCCCTCAGCGTCTACTCTGCTGTCTACACTGTG ATGTACGTGACGCTGGTGTGCAGGACGAAGGGCACGCGGCTGGCCAAGCCCACGCTGTGCCTGGCGCTGCTCTCCATGGCCGTGCTGGTGGGCGTGGTCCGAGTGGCAGAGTACCGCAACCACTGGGCCGACGTGCTGGCCGGGTACTTCACCGGCGCCGCCATCGCCATCTTCCTG GTGACCTGTGTGGTGAGCAGCTTCCAGTGGGCGCGGCCCCCACCGGTGCCCGGGCGGCCCCAGCGCCCTGAGTCGGTGCTGGGCATGCCCATGATGCCCCTGCCCTGTGTGGAGAGTCCACTCGAAAAGTTAAGTGGCCCTCAG ATTCCTACCTTTCCTTCCCCCTTCTCCACTCCTCTTCCCTGA
- the plppr2a gene encoding phospholipid phosphatase-related protein type 2a isoform X4, giving the protein MADEKVGVKSSSSIVPCFLFVELVIMAGTVLLAYYFEYTDTFPVHVQGFFCYDRAFSKPYPGPEDRSLVPPVLVYSLISAIPTLTILTGELTAFFLKAEGSHEKTIVAADCCFFNPLLRRIIRFLGVYSFGLFTTTIFANAGQVVTGNQTPHFLSTCRPNYTALGCQSAMQYITERRACTGNPLLVLSARKSFPSKDAALSVYSAVYTVMYVTLVCRTKGTRLAKPTLCLALLSMAVLVGVVRVAEYRNHWADVLAGYFTGAAIAIFLVTCVVSSFQWARPPPVPGRPQRPESVLGMPMMPLPCVESPLEKLSGPQTRDSGFTEIT; this is encoded by the exons CTGGTGATCATGGCGGGCACGGTGCTCCTGGCTTACTACTTCGAGTACACGGACACCTTCCCCGTCCACGTCCAGGGCTTCTTCTGCTACGACCGGGCGTTCTCCAAGCCCTACCCGGGCCCCGAGGACCGCAGCCTGGTGCCACCCGTGCTGGTTTACTCCCTCATCTCCGCCATCCCCACCCTCACG ATTCTGACGGGGGAGCTCACGGCCTTCTTCCTGAAGGCGGAGGGGTCGCACGAGAAGACCATCGTGGCGGCAGACTGCTGCTTCTTCAACCCCCTGCTGCGCAGAATCATCCGCTTCCTAG GGGTCTATTCGTTCGGCctcttcaccaccaccatcttTGCCAACGCCGGTCAGGTGGTCACAGGAAACCAGaccccccacttcctgtccaccTGCCGGCCCAACTACACCGCGCTGGGCTGCCAGTCGGCCATGCAGTACATCACCGAGCGGCGGGCGTGCACCGGCAACCCCCTCCTCGTCCTGTCCGCCCGCAAATCCTTCCCCTCCAAGGACGCCGCCCTCAGCGTCTACTCTGCTGTCTACACTGTG ATGTACGTGACGCTGGTGTGCAGGACGAAGGGCACGCGGCTGGCCAAGCCCACGCTGTGCCTGGCGCTGCTCTCCATGGCCGTGCTGGTGGGCGTGGTCCGAGTGGCAGAGTACCGCAACCACTGGGCCGACGTGCTGGCCGGGTACTTCACCGGCGCCGCCATCGCCATCTTCCTG GTGACCTGTGTGGTGAGCAGCTTCCAGTGGGCGCGGCCCCCACCGGTGCCCGGGCGGCCCCAGCGCCCTGAGTCGGTGCTGGGCATGCCCATGATGCCCCTGCCCTGTGTGGAGAGTCCACTCGAAAAGTTAAGTGGCCCTCAG ACTCGGGATTCGGGATTCACCGAGATCACATGA